A stretch of the Aegilops tauschii subsp. strangulata cultivar AL8/78 chromosome 4, Aet v6.0, whole genome shotgun sequence genome encodes the following:
- the LOC109750389 gene encoding trans-cinnamate:CoA ligase, peroxisomal, which translates to MDQLPKLAANYAPLSPVGFLPRANAVYGDRASLVYGRVRFTWSQTHERCRRLASSLLLTLGVRKNDVVSVLAPNVPALYEMHFAVPMAGAVLNTVNTRLDAAAVAAILRHAEAKLFFVDYDYVRLASDALQLLAAAGAPVPLVAVIDDLDRPTGVRLGELEYEALVAHGDPTVELPQLQDEWDAVTLNYTSGTTSAPKGVVYSHRGAYLSTTSLLMSWEVGTEPVYLWTLPMFHCNGWTFTWGMAARGGVNVCIRENRPAEVYRAIARYGVTHMCCAPVVFNILLEGGDATARLAKPVNVLTGGAPPPAALLERVEKIGFNVTHAYGLTEATGPALACEWRAQWDNLPISERARLKARQGVSVLSLADADVVTDDDAMARVPRDGKTLGEIVLRGSSIMKGYLNNPEANAQAFRGGWFMTGDVGVVHPDGYIEIKDRSKDVIISGGENICSKEVEEALFRHPAVADAAVVAMPHAHWGETPCAFVVAKDKAAGVCEDDVMAFCRKRMSRFMVPKKVVVWDVLPRNALGKVEKVKLREEARKLVPAVAVAPPAQKTKGKPTTKTVGGGRRDEHPVEQVMAMSRL; encoded by the coding sequence ATGGACCAGCTCCCCAAGCTCGCGGCCAACTACGCGCCCCTCAGCCCGGTGGGCTTCCTGCCGCGCGCCAATGCCGTCTACGGCGACCGCGCCTCCCTCGTCTACGGCCGGGTGCGCTTCACCTGGAGCCAGACCCACGAGCgctgccgccgcctcgcctcctccCTGCTCCTCACCCTCGGCGTCCGCAAGAACGACGTGGTCTCCGTGCTCGCGCCCAACGTGCCCGCCCTCTACGAGATGCACTTCGCGGTGCCCATGGCCGGCGCCGTGCTCAACACCGTCAACacccgcctcgacgccgccgccgtcgccgccatcCTGCGCCACGCCGAGGCCAAGCTCTTCTTCGTCGACTACGACTACGTGCGCCTCGCCAGCGACGCGCTCCAGCTGCTCGCCGCTGCCGGCGCGCCCGTCCCGCTCGTCGCCGTCATCGACGACCTCGACCGCCCCACCGGCGTCCGCCTCGGCGAGCTCGAGTACGAGGCGCTTGTCGCGCACGGTGACCCCACGGTGGAGCTCCCGCAGCTCCAGGACGAGTGGGACGCGGTCACGCTCAACTATACGTCCGGCACCACGTCCGCCCCCAAGGGCGTGGTCTACAGCCACCGCGGCGCGTACCTGAGCACCACCAGTTTGCTCATGTCCTGGGAGGTCGGCACCGAGCCGGTCTACCTCTGGACGCTCCCCATGTTCCACTGCAACGGCTGGACCTTCACCTGGGGTATGGCGGCCCGCGGCGGCGTCAACGTCTGCATCCGCGAGAACCGCCCCGCCGAGGTCTACCGCGCCATCGCCCGCTACGGCGTCACCCACATGTGCTGCGCGCCGGTCGTCTTCAACATCCTCCTCGAGGGTGGCGACGCCACCGCGCGGCTCGCGAAGCCCGTCAACGTCCTCACCGgcggcgccccgccgccggccgcgcTGCTGGAGCGCGTCGAGAAAATCGGCTTCAACGTAACGCACGCCTACGGGCTCACCGAGGCCACGGGCCCCGCGCTGGCGTGCGAGTGGCGCGCCCAGTGGGACAACCTGCCCATCTCGGAGCGCGCGCGCCTCAAGGCCCGGCAGGGCGTCAGCGTCCTGTCACTCGCCGACGCCGACGTCGTCACCGACGACGACGCGATGGCCAGGGTGCCGCGCGACGGGAAGACGCTGGGCGAGATCGTGCTCCGAGGCAGCAGCATCATGAAGGGGTACCTCAACAACCCGGAGGCGAACGCGCAGGCGTTCAGGGGCGGGTGGTTCATGACGGGCGACGTCGGCGTGGTGCACCCGGACGGGTACATCGAGATCAAGGACAGGTCCAAGGACGTGATCATCTCCGGCGGCGAGAACATCTGCAGcaaggaggtggaggaggcgctGTTCCGGCACCCGGCCGTGGCCGACGCTGCGGTGGTCGCGATGCCGCACGCGCACTGGGGCGAGACGCCGTGCGCGTTCGTGGTGGCCAAGGACAAGGCGGCCGGGGTCTGCGAGGACGACGTGATGGCCTTCTGCCGCAAGCGCATGTCGCGCTTCATGGTGCCCAAGAAGGTGGTGGTCTGGGACGTCCTCCCGAGGAACGCGCTCGGCAAGGTCGAGAAGGTGAAGCTACGGGAGGAGGCCCGGAAGCTGGTGCCGGCCGTGGCAGTGGCGCCGCCGGCACAGAAGACGAAGGGGAAGCCGACGACGAAGACGGTCGGCGGAGGGCGCCGGGACGAGCACCCGGTGGAGCAAGTCATGGCCATGTCAAGGCTATAG